From the Synergistetes bacterium HGW-Synergistetes-1 genome, one window contains:
- a CDS encoding V-type ATP synthase subunit D gives MATKLAPTRGNLVKLTRSMQMAQSGHDLLDQKRQVLMMELVRFIDSAKTIQKDVERIFNDAYDALQKANISLGIDTVEDISEAVPITSDITVRLRSVMGVEIPDVDPLSDKTVPSYSFYGSSGAMDAAYSKFRKVMVLLAQLAEVETSVYRLAVQIRKTHRRVNALEKVVIPSNQADIRFISDVLEEGEREDFTRMKMAQKKTKK, from the coding sequence CTCCAACCAGGGGAAACCTTGTTAAACTTACACGCTCCATGCAAATGGCACAGTCTGGACATGATCTCCTGGATCAAAAACGACAGGTACTCATGATGGAGCTTGTCCGTTTCATAGATTCTGCAAAAACTATCCAGAAGGATGTTGAACGAATTTTCAATGATGCATACGATGCCCTCCAGAAAGCCAACATCTCTCTTGGAATAGATACTGTTGAAGATATTTCCGAAGCCGTCCCCATTACATCTGATATCACCGTGCGTCTTCGCTCTGTGATGGGGGTCGAGATACCAGATGTTGATCCGTTATCAGATAAGACCGTCCCCAGTTATTCTTTTTACGGATCTTCCGGGGCAATGGATGCGGCATATTCAAAATTCCGAAAGGTCATGGTGCTCCTCGCACAGCTTGCAGAAGTTGAGACAAGCGTTTACAGGCTTGCAGTCCAGATAAGGAAAACACACAGGCGTGTAAATGCTCTTGAAAAGGTTGTTATCCCTTCAAACCAGGCCGATATAAGATTTATATCAGACGTCCTGGAGGAGGGTGAGCGCGAAGACTTTACAAGGATGAAAATGGCTCAGAAAAAGACAAAAAAGTAG
- a CDS encoding ATPase: MAVMKMVALTMIGPDSEMEPVARQMVLTGGFQPLPLDLLVNDRNLRSKVTTETENPYDELLAKVTTVWKIAGEMIPDPSPVTLTKEFTLTAARRKVEQTSKRLEVWEKRRVVLSEEEDLLTATKLFVEALKGTEFGPEELASGTFLIPFFGRLSNENYQRLTESSEESPITTNELTVLNGNTWVLVLTVKGHEESTRKLLEAVYFKEFSLKDIASQLKGVDPLTLVNKRIANHQRAIKGLAKAAKDMLREQRSEYELLYSQLYTMQRVYDVCKGRGEVSGMFVLSGWIPADTLAVIKKTVEEDAPMTTVMVEETKDISYSGIRVPTLLQNNSFFRAFQDIVSMYSLPSYGEIDPSPIVAISFILFFGFMFGDIGHGLMIFLGSMFMVKRGMMKRSFGQVMKSAAVSSMVFGVLYGSIFGMEDIIPALWLSPMHDTNKLLIIAICLGVFMISLGLILNMIKQYRARDFGRLLFDGQGMAGLMLYWTMAALAAIYMTGTKIPEIAADIMWGGIGVMMLLMIFRDILARYLLHQKDEKESVVLNLFEIMHNLMSFVSNTASFVRLAAFALNHVGLSMAVIMLSEMVHSLPGGIVMKGIILVVGNVVIVCLEGLIVFIQTLRLEYYEFFGKFYKGGGSEFKPVGWKKDGSKYVAPAAQK; this comes from the coding sequence ATGGCAGTAATGAAGATGGTCGCACTGACCATGATAGGTCCTGACTCGGAAATGGAACCTGTCGCCCGTCAGATGGTTTTGACGGGAGGCTTCCAGCCTTTGCCGCTCGACCTCCTGGTAAACGACAGGAATCTCCGGTCTAAAGTAACGACTGAAACAGAAAATCCTTACGATGAACTTCTGGCAAAGGTCACAACAGTATGGAAGATCGCGGGTGAAATGATCCCCGATCCGTCTCCTGTCACGCTTACTAAAGAGTTTACCCTTACTGCAGCCCGAAGGAAAGTTGAACAGACTTCAAAAAGACTGGAAGTATGGGAAAAGAGAAGGGTCGTACTTTCAGAAGAGGAAGATCTCTTAACAGCCACCAAACTGTTCGTTGAAGCACTGAAAGGCACTGAATTCGGCCCGGAGGAACTTGCAAGCGGCACATTCCTGATCCCATTTTTTGGCCGGCTCTCGAATGAAAACTATCAGAGGCTGACAGAGAGCAGCGAAGAGTCGCCCATTACGACAAATGAGCTGACAGTGCTCAACGGCAACACTTGGGTACTTGTATTGACCGTAAAGGGGCATGAAGAATCTACCCGGAAGCTTCTGGAAGCTGTCTACTTCAAGGAATTTTCATTAAAAGACATCGCATCGCAGTTAAAAGGGGTGGATCCCCTTACTCTTGTAAACAAGAGGATAGCCAACCACCAGAGAGCCATCAAAGGACTCGCCAAGGCTGCCAAGGACATGCTGAGGGAGCAGCGTTCGGAATATGAACTTCTCTACTCGCAGCTCTACACAATGCAGAGAGTCTATGACGTCTGCAAAGGACGCGGCGAGGTAAGCGGGATGTTCGTACTTTCAGGATGGATACCGGCTGACACTCTAGCAGTTATCAAAAAAACTGTCGAGGAAGATGCCCCTATGACGACCGTCATGGTAGAAGAGACAAAGGACATCAGCTATTCAGGCATACGTGTACCGACGCTTCTTCAGAACAACTCTTTTTTCAGGGCTTTCCAGGACATAGTGTCAATGTACAGTCTGCCGTCTTACGGAGAGATAGACCCCTCTCCCATAGTAGCCATATCGTTCATCCTCTTTTTTGGTTTCATGTTCGGAGATATTGGACACGGATTAATGATATTTCTCGGTTCAATGTTTATGGTCAAACGGGGGATGATGAAACGTTCCTTTGGACAGGTCATGAAATCAGCAGCCGTGAGCTCTATGGTCTTTGGAGTACTTTACGGGAGCATATTCGGGATGGAAGACATAATTCCCGCACTGTGGCTGTCTCCGATGCACGATACTAACAAACTTCTGATAATCGCCATCTGTCTTGGAGTATTCATGATAAGCCTCGGGCTCATACTCAACATGATAAAACAGTACAGAGCCAGGGATTTTGGAAGACTGCTCTTCGACGGACAGGGAATGGCCGGACTCATGCTTTACTGGACAATGGCTGCCCTCGCCGCAATATATATGACGGGCACAAAGATCCCTGAGATCGCAGCTGACATAATGTGGGGCGGGATCGGAGTAATGATGCTTCTTATGATATTCAGGGATATCCTGGCAAGATACCTGCTGCATCAGAAGGATGAAAAAGAATCTGTAGTCCTTAATCTTTTTGAGATAATGCACAACTTGATGTCATTCGTTTCTAACACAGCGTCATTTGTAAGGCTCGCAGCCTTCGCGCTCAACCACGTCGGGCTCTCGATGGCAGTAATAATGCTCTCCGAGATGGTACATTCACTCCCCGGCGGGATCGTAATGAAAGGGATAATACTCGTAGTTGGAAATGTCGTAATAGTATGTCTGGAAGGTCTTATTGTCTTTATCCAGACGCTAAGGCTCGAATATTACGAGTTCTTCGGTAAATTCTACAAGGGAGGTGGAAGTGAATTCAAACCGGTCGGCTGGAAAAAGGACGGTTCCAAGTATGTTGCTCCGGCCGCCCAAAAATAA
- a CDS encoding ATPase has translation MFGLAMCCGTVATMIGLGYLMQRRGYKGGRAFYLSGLGVSSLLVFTGAALSLTMHPAFAEATAAPLGTGAGMGFIAAAVSTGLACLGAGLAVASVGSAALGLVGEKPEMLGTTLIYLGLSEGIAIYGVIVSLLILGRI, from the coding sequence ATGTTTGGACTTGCAATGTGCTGCGGCACTGTCGCAACAATGATAGGTCTGGGGTATTTAATGCAGCGCAGAGGCTATAAGGGAGGCCGAGCCTTTTACCTTTCAGGTTTGGGGGTATCATCGCTCCTCGTATTTACAGGGGCAGCGCTCTCTCTAACGATGCACCCCGCATTCGCTGAGGCCACTGCAGCACCTCTGGGGACAGGCGCCGGAATGGGCTTTATTGCCGCTGCTGTCTCAACAGGACTCGCCTGCCTGGGAGCCGGACTTGCAGTTGCAAGCGTTGGATCCGCGGCCCTCGGTCTGGTAGGAGAAAAACCCGAGATGCTGGGAACAACCCTCATTTATCTTGGCCTTTCAGAAGGTATCGCTATATACGGCGTTATCGTTTCACTTCTGATACTAGGACGGATCTAA